In one Lycium barbarum isolate Lr01 chromosome 7, ASM1917538v2, whole genome shotgun sequence genomic region, the following are encoded:
- the LOC132601468 gene encoding uncharacterized protein LOC132601468, whose translation MEDVIKVKELQFELKPSSLNREALYKAQADLNRYLHLEKEYQKQKYGMRWFKDGDRNTKFFQNYVKGRRKKLEAVSFYQNQFRHEGTSDDYEMLQKIPKLITDGQNEELTALPSNEEVKLVVFGLNGGGLQISYTTIDRQSGTVATSPRTGMIIRDRTSGPVSGHFFQTCWHIISENVTNMVRDFFCGQELPRFITHTNLVLIPKKEVINTFTDMRSISLSTFANKIISRVLHERIIPLLPGIISNTQIGFVKGRSIVENVLLAQEITH comes from the exons ATGGAGGATGTTATCAAAGTGAAGGAATTACAGTTTGAATTGAAACCTTCCAGTCTAAATAGGGAAGCATTATACAAAGCCCAAGCAGATCTGAATAGGTATTTACACTTAGAGAAAGAATACCAGAAGCAGAAATATGGAATGAGGTGGTTCAAGGATGGTGATAGAAATACTAAATTCTTTCAAAATTATGtcaaaggaagaagaaagaagcTG GAGGCAGTGTCCTTTTATCAAAACCAGTTCAGACATGAAGGTACTTCTGATGACTATGAAATGTTACAGAAAATTCCTAAGCTGATCACTGATGGACAAAATGAGGAGTTGACAGCTTTACCTAGTAATGAAGAGGTTAAGCTAGTAGTTTTTGGATTAAATGGCGGGGGGTTACAGATCTCTTATACTACCATCGATCGACAGAGCGGAACGGTCGCCACTTCTCCCAGGACCGGAATGATTATCCGTGATAGGACTAGTGGTCCAGTTTCAGGACACTTTTTTCAAACCTGTTGGCATATCATAAGTGAAAATGTGACTAATATGGTGAGGGATTTCTTTTGTGGGCAGGAATTGCCAAGGTTTATAACTCATACAAATCTTGTGCTCATACCAAAGAAAGAAGTTATTAACACTTTTACTGATATGAGGTCTATTAGTCTAAGTACATTTGCAAACAAAATTATTTCTAGAGTGTTGCATGAAAGAATTATTCCACTGTTGCCTGGCATTATCTCTAACACTCAGATTGGTTTTGTTAAAGGAAGAAGCATAGTAGAGAATGTTTTACTAGCACAAGAAATTACACATTAA